One segment of Ricinus communis isolate WT05 ecotype wild-type chromosome 8, ASM1957865v1, whole genome shotgun sequence DNA contains the following:
- the LOC8271154 gene encoding protein ETHYLENE INSENSITIVE 3 — protein MMMFDEIGFCGDMDFFSSSLGEDVAAQQAEHEPTVEDDYSDEEIDVDELERRMWRDKMRLKKLKEQNKSKEGIDMAKQRQSQEQARRKKMSRAQDGILKYMLKMMEVCKAQGFVYGIIPEKGKPVTGASDNLREWWKDKVRFDRNGPAAIAKYQADNSIPGKNEGCNSIGPTPHTLQELQDTTLGSLLSALMQHCDPPQRRFPLEKGVPPPWWPNGNEEWWPQLGLPKDQGPPPYKKPHDLKKAWKVGVLTAVIKHMSPDIAKIRKLVRQSKCLQDKMTAKESATWLAIINQEEALARELYPDSCPPLSSAGSGSLIIHDCSEYDVEGIEDEPNFDVQECKPEHLNSSGLGMERMRERLPLRQPSYPIKGELISTVDFIRKRKPSSDINMMVDQKVYTCEFVQCPYSQLRLGFHDRTSRDNHQLTCPYRSSSLEFGGSNFHVNEVKPVIFPQPCAQPKPAASMVNNAPPAFDLSGVPEDGQKMISELMSIYDTNVQGNKNSGNNQVTEGHNLFQPKIHHQQDNYFRSQSNVMDANIFEDSNIHNNHQMFSQDGSQFDRFKALNSPFESSNQHNNNNSSFNLMFGSPFDLSSFDYKEDLQGLAMESLPKQQDAAIWFQ, from the coding sequence atgatGATGTTTGATGAGATTGGATTTTGTGGTGACATGgatttcttctcttcttctcttgGAGAAGATGTGGCTGCTCAGCAGGCTGAGCATGAGCCGACGGTGGAGGATGATTATTCCGATGAGGAGATTGATGTTGATGAGCTTGAACGTAGGATGTGGAGGGACAAGATGCGACTTAAAAAGCTGAAAGAACAGAATAAAAGCAAGGAGGGTATTGACATGGCTAAGCAGCGACAATCTCAGGAACAGGCTAGGAGGAAGAAGATGTCAAGGGCACAAGATGGgatcttaaaatatatgttgaaGATGATGGAAGTTTGTAAGGCTCAAGGATTTGTTTACGGGATTATTCCTGAGAAGGGGAAGCCAGTTACTGGGGCATCTGATAATCTTCGAGAGTGGTGGAAGGATAAGGTCAGGTTTGATCGGAATGGTCCGGCTGCCATAGCCAAGTACCAAGCAGATAATTCGATCCCAGGCAAGAATGAGGGTTGTAATTCAATTGGTCCAACCCCACACACATTACAGGAGCTTCAAGATACTACGCTAGGTTCGCTCTTATCAGCACTGATGCAGCACTGTGATCCTCCTCAGAGGCGATTTCCATTAGAGAAAGGTGTTCCTCCGCCATGGTGGCCCAACGGAAATGAAGAGTGGTGGCCTCAATTGGGCTTACCCAAGGATCAGGGCCCTCCACCTTACAAGAAGCCTCATGACTTGAAGAAGGCATGGAAAGTGGGGGTTCTTACTGCAGTAATTAAGCATATGTCTCCTGACATCGCCAAGATTCGCAAGCTTGTGCGACAATCCAAGTGCTTACAGGACAAGATGACAGCCAAGGAGAGTGCTACTTGGCTTGCAATTATCAACCAAGAGGAGGCATTGGCCCGAGAGCTTTATCCTGATTCCTGCCCACCTTTGTCATCAGCTGGAAGTGGATCGCTGATCATTCATGATTGCAGTGAGTATGATGTTGAAGGCATTGAAGATGAGCCGAACTTTGATGTGCAAGAGTGCAAACCTGAACATCTTAATTCTTCTGGTTTGGGAATGGAGAGAATGAGGGAAAGGCTGCCACTTCGACAACCTTCTTATCCGATTAAGGGTGAATTAATCTCCACTGttgattttattagaaagagaaaacCATCAAGTGATATCAACATGATGGTGGATCAGAAGGTATACACATGCGAGTTTGTTCAATGTCCTTACAGTCAACTCCGCCTTGGTTTTCATGACAGGACTTCTAGGGACAATCATCAATTAACTTGTCCATACAGAAGTTCGTCTTTAGAGTTTGGTGGGTCaaattttcatgttaatgaaGTGAAGCCTGTTATCTTTCCACAACCCTGTGCTCAACCAAAGCCAGCTGCTTCAATGGTGAACAATGCTCCACCTGCCTTTGATCTCTCAGGAGTTCCAGAAGATGGGCAAAAGATGATCAGTGAACTCATGTCAATCTATGACACTAATGTTCAAGGCAACAAGAATTCTGGCAACAATCAAGTCACTGAAGGTCACAATCTTTTCCAGCCAAAAATTCACCATCAACAGGATAACTACTTCAGAAGTCAAAGCAATGTAATGGACGCTAATATCTTTGAGGACTCCAACATCCACAATAACCATCAGATGTTTTCACAGGATGGTAGTCAATTTGACAGGTTTAAAGCTTTGAATTCTCCATTTGAGAGCAGTAACCAGCACAACAACAATAACAGCAGCTTCAACTTGATGTTCGGTTCACCATTCGATTTGTCATCCTTCGATTACAAGGAAGATCTACAAGGATTGGCAATGGAGTCGTTGCCAAAGCAACAGGATGCTGCAATCTGGTTTCAGTAA